In Bacteroidia bacterium, a genomic segment contains:
- a CDS encoding TonB-dependent receptor: MKSTTAILIVWVCLSACFYSYGADFRLYEVENGLIYGVISDAQSGAPMAFASAGIRSLNIGATSDTEGRFRLRQVPPGEYEVEFRYLGYKTEVISVSIRSGEELKLDVKLSPEGVTLQTVEMTAQREGQAAAINQQINSNTIVNVVSKEKLQELPDQNAAEAVGRLAGVSLYRDGGEGQQVTVRGISPRFNNITINGERLPSTDPESRSVDLSMISPDMLAGIELYKALRPDMDGDAIGGTVNFSIRKAAPGFQVNGRALGGYNGLKNDPQQFRSNLSLSNRFADNKIGIIMTGNFQRANRSSEFLATDYVYQGVNAQTGEPIIKIDNLNLGDKLEVRDRLGGSVTADYTFNKNHEVMLSSSLGYSTREELRYRRRYRVTNAYQEFDVRERNGNTLLLSNSLTGKHHFGKLDFTWQGSLSSSDQNTPYSLSGRFRELSAINSQPQNATIEAIPGIFKNTLDKTIMYDSNFETSKVDEDIRTLQADLKYNFKLSKSINGYFKTGGKYRNFIRARDQSALFINPYLPVDNPARQNPELFVKNAAGEILMVNFLGDYTNDGYYNGKFDILPGTPGLRDTFTTTLQEVDIAAYNALYGTNYQAGQELPYKGQIDIEKIRRFYERYKNADNGYHINQEADLEDYDANESITAGYVMSEVNIGEKLMLMGGLRYENTRQQYTSRSGAPKGEDEGGTGFLELVDVSSTQGYDDFLPMAHLRYKAAKWMDVRLAYTRTLARPNFFNLVPWERINVAERIIDRGKPDLLHTNANNYDAFLSFYNKFGLLTLGGFYKELENIDYVRTRTIVGNDDFKGYSLTEPDNIEGISTVRGLEIDLQANLRPLGGFWNGIIIGANLTLARSQTYYPLFDVETTFIPTPPFFVTIVTDTVRSGPIVGQANIIANATLGYERKGFSGRISMIYQSSALSPGNPGIGSSGSGVGAIPEEDFYDASFMRFDLALKQRIDKKGKWTVMFNMNNITNTPERAFQGTINQLQEEEFFGFTADLGLMFKFSK, from the coding sequence ATGAAAAGCACTACTGCAATATTAATTGTCTGGGTTTGTCTATCTGCATGTTTCTATAGCTATGGTGCAGACTTCCGTTTATATGAAGTTGAAAATGGCCTCATTTACGGTGTCATCTCCGACGCACAAAGCGGTGCCCCTATGGCTTTCGCATCCGCAGGTATTCGCAGTCTGAATATTGGCGCTACTTCTGATACGGAAGGTCGTTTCAGGTTGAGACAGGTGCCTCCGGGGGAATATGAAGTGGAATTTCGCTATCTGGGGTATAAGACGGAGGTCATTTCTGTGAGCATCCGTTCTGGCGAAGAACTGAAGTTGGACGTGAAGCTTTCGCCTGAAGGTGTGACGCTGCAAACGGTGGAAATGACCGCCCAGCGCGAAGGGCAGGCTGCCGCGATCAATCAACAGATCAATTCCAATACCATTGTCAATGTTGTCTCGAAGGAAAAATTGCAGGAATTGCCCGACCAAAACGCGGCTGAAGCGGTAGGAAGACTGGCGGGCGTCTCCTTGTACCGCGATGGGGGAGAAGGGCAGCAGGTGACGGTTCGCGGTATTTCGCCCCGCTTCAACAATATCACCATCAATGGAGAAAGACTTCCCTCTACCGACCCCGAGTCGCGCTCAGTGGATTTGAGTATGATTTCTCCCGATATGCTGGCCGGGATTGAGCTGTACAAAGCCCTGCGACCCGATATGGATGGCGATGCGATCGGGGGTACGGTGAACTTTTCGATCAGAAAAGCTGCACCCGGGTTTCAGGTAAATGGTCGTGCATTGGGCGGGTACAATGGGTTAAAAAATGATCCGCAGCAGTTTCGCTCCAACCTGAGCCTAAGCAATCGTTTTGCAGACAATAAGATCGGTATAATTATGACCGGCAACTTCCAGCGGGCCAACCGGAGCTCAGAATTTCTCGCGACAGACTACGTCTATCAGGGCGTCAATGCACAAACCGGAGAGCCAATTATCAAAATCGACAACCTGAACCTGGGAGACAAACTCGAGGTACGCGACCGGCTGGGCGGAAGTGTTACAGCCGACTATACCTTTAACAAAAACCACGAAGTAATGCTCAGTTCCAGTCTGGGGTATTCTACCCGGGAGGAATTGCGTTATCGAAGGAGGTACAGGGTTACGAATGCCTATCAGGAGTTTGACGTCAGAGAAAGAAATGGAAATACCCTGCTTTTGTCCAACAGCCTTACCGGAAAACATCATTTCGGGAAATTGGATTTTACCTGGCAGGGATCTTTATCTTCTTCAGATCAGAATACACCCTATTCTCTTTCGGGGCGGTTTCGCGAACTTTCAGCCATTAACAGCCAGCCCCAAAACGCGACCATTGAGGCGATTCCGGGTATATTTAAAAATACGCTGGACAAAACGATCATGTACGACAGCAACTTTGAGACCTCCAAAGTAGATGAAGATATCCGCACGTTACAGGCTGATTTGAAATACAATTTTAAACTATCCAAAAGTATCAACGGCTATTTCAAAACAGGGGGAAAATACCGCAATTTTATCCGCGCCCGTGACCAGTCCGCACTTTTTATCAATCCCTATCTCCCCGTAGATAACCCCGCCCGGCAAAATCCTGAACTGTTTGTGAAAAATGCCGCAGGAGAAATTTTGATGGTCAACTTTCTGGGCGACTATACCAACGACGGCTATTACAATGGGAAATTTGATATTTTACCCGGTACACCGGGTCTGAGAGATACCTTTACGACTACCCTGCAAGAAGTGGATATTGCTGCATACAATGCGCTTTATGGCACCAATTATCAGGCAGGTCAGGAACTTCCCTACAAAGGTCAGATTGATATTGAAAAAATCAGACGATTTTATGAGCGATATAAAAATGCGGATAACGGATACCATATCAATCAGGAAGCAGACCTGGAAGACTATGACGCCAACGAATCAATTACCGCAGGGTATGTGATGTCAGAAGTAAATATTGGCGAAAAACTCATGCTGATGGGGGGACTTCGTTATGAAAACACCCGCCAGCAATATACCAGCCGATCTGGTGCACCAAAAGGAGAAGACGAAGGCGGGACAGGGTTTCTGGAACTGGTGGACGTTTCCTCAACCCAGGGCTATGACGATTTTCTTCCTATGGCACATCTTCGCTACAAAGCCGCCAAATGGATGGACGTACGCCTGGCTTATACACGCACCCTGGCCAGACCCAATTTCTTTAATCTTGTACCCTGGGAGCGGATCAATGTGGCCGAGCGAATTATTGACAGAGGCAAACCCGATCTTCTTCATACCAATGCCAATAACTACGATGCTTTTTTGTCTTTCTATAATAAATTTGGCCTGCTGACATTGGGCGGGTTTTATAAAGAACTGGAAAATATAGACTACGTGCGCACCCGTACCATCGTCGGAAATGACGATTTTAAAGGCTATTCGCTGACAGAGCCTGATAATATTGAAGGGATATCAACTGTGCGCGGCCTGGAAATAGATCTTCAGGCCAATCTACGGCCCCTGGGCGGATTTTGGAATGGGATCATCATCGGGGCAAACCTTACCCTGGCGAGGTCGCAAACCTATTATCCCCTGTTTGATGTAGAGACGACCTTTATTCCCACCCCGCCTTTTTTTGTTACGATTGTGACGGACACAGTTCGGTCAGGGCCTATTGTCGGACAGGCAAATATCATCGCCAATGCGACGCTTGGATACGAGAGGAAAGGTTTTTCCGGGCGTATTTCGATGATTTATCAGAGCAGTGCCCTGTCTCCCGGAAATCCGGGTATTGGAAGTTCCGGTTCGGGGGTAGGAGCGATTCCGGAAGAAGATTTCTATGACGCGTCTTTTATGCGATTTGACCTGGCACTAAAGCAGCGAATCGATAAAAAGGGCAAATGGACAGTCATGTTTAATATGAACAATATTACCAATACCCCTGAAAGAGCCTTTCAGGGTACGATTAATCAGTTACAGGAGGAAGAGTTTTTTGGCTTTACCGCCGACCTCGGGCTGATGTTTAAATTCAGTAAGTAA